Within uncultured Methanoregula sp., the genomic segment CCCAGGCAGCTTTCAGTCTCACGCGGGGGTCATCGTCCCAGAGGGTATCGATGAGGGGCGCAACCGCTTTTGGATCCCCCAGCCGTCCCAGGGCCTCGGCTGCTTTCCAGCGGGTCGTCTCGTCGTCGTCAAGCAGTAACCCGATGAAATGCGCAAGCCTCTCATCCCCGTTGTTTTTTTCCGGGATTTCCTGGCCGGTTTCGGAAGAGGATTCCTCCGGTTCTTCCATAGTATATCGGAAGGCGTGTCTTTTTTAAAAAAGTATGTAACGGGGAAATCAGGAACTGTTGGGTCCTTACTCTTTTTCCTTGACGTACAGGATGCCCGCGGGTTCCTTGTAGTCGGTCTTGATGACAATCGTGTTGGAGATCCGGTTGAATACCCTGAGCTTGGTCTCGTGCATGGCAATCCAGCCGATCAGGCAGTCGAGGATAAGGATCGGGACAAAGGTTTTCCCGAGGCTTTCGATGGCTGCTTTCCCGTAGTTGATCCGTGTCCCGTCCCGGTTGACTACTTTGAGGTTCATCACCATCTTTCCAATGGACTGGCCCCGGAATCCTTCCATAACGGTCCAGTACAGGAAGAAGAAGATCGTCTGGAACCCGAGCGCGAACGGATCCCAGTGGGGGATATCCCAGTAGAATGGTAAAATCCAGATCGGTTCAAGGATCCCGTGAACGATATTCAAAAAGAGGGTGATGAGAATGATATCGATGAGCCACGCCCAGAATCGCGAGCTCCATTTCGCCAGATAGAGTGTCTTTTCCGGAACCTGGCTGATACAGACCGGTCCGGATTCCTGAGGATCTTCTGCCATGTGTGAAATGTATTTGCCGCAAAAGGGAATGAAGGTTACTCCACGCACCGGGAGATTCCCAGTGCCAGGACCCTCCGGCATCATGGTGCGGGACAAACTTATTTGGCCAGCAAAGAGCAATGTTAGAAAAACGGTGCAGAGCCCGGAAGGTGAATTCTTTGGCAGATGCAGTTATTACAGAGCATGCAGGAACGCGGCACGGGAGTATTACCCGGTTCTACCAGTACGGGAGCGGGGGAATACGGGTGCTTGACGACAAGAAAGTTCTCCGTCGGCTTTACCTCTTCGATCATGCATCCAGCATGATGACTGAGAACGATCCTGTACGCCGCGAGAAGATCCTGCGGCGTTTCGTGTTCGATGCCTACGGCATGCTCGAAGAGACCTTTTCCTTTGGTGAGCGGCCCCGGACATTCCGGTTTGAAGATGGCGCCCGCCGGATCGCTGTACGGGAAGGCGGGGATTACGGTGCGGTCGGGAAGATATTCACGTTCGAGGATAATGGCGTATCCGAGACCGGGTGGGGACGAAACGGGGAGATCGAACGGGTGTACATTTTTGAGCCCGGTAACGATACGATCGTGGAGCGGGCAGGCGGCTGGTTCGGCGATATTGACCGGACCATTGTCTTTGAGGGTATCGACGCATCCGTGTTCCGGGAACCGGAATCGTTCCTCCAGTTCCT encodes:
- a CDS encoding HEAT repeat domain-containing protein — encoded protein: MEEPEESSSETGQEIPEKNNGDERLAHFIGLLLDDDETTRWKAAEALGRLGDPKAVAPLIDTLWDDDPRVRLKAAWALGMIGDPAALRPLQRLYRMEREDAKDIIEEALESIKRARMESQ
- a CDS encoding RDD family protein, producing MAEDPQESGPVCISQVPEKTLYLAKWSSRFWAWLIDIILITLFLNIVHGILEPIWILPFYWDIPHWDPFALGFQTIFFFLYWTVMEGFRGQSIGKMVMNLKVVNRDGTRINYGKAAIESLGKTFVPILILDCLIGWIAMHETKLRVFNRISNTIVIKTDYKEPAGILYVKEKE